The following coding sequences are from one Microcoleus sp. AS-A8 window:
- a CDS encoding sulfite oxidase-like oxidoreductase, translating to MIGKFFRKPESDQNERVPPGQYLTKGFPVLTYGQTPQIDFQTWEFRVWGLAQPKTFSWSDFMALPQHDFTADFHCVTRWSKLDVTWTGIKVTDFMSLVEVDPKATHVMEHCYGDYTTNIPLEDFVREENFFAHTLFGEPLPAEHGGPLRLVVPHLYAWKSAKWLNGLEFLDHDELGFWERNGYHRRGEPWAEERYSF from the coding sequence TAAACCAGAATCAGATCAGAACGAACGCGTTCCTCCCGGTCAATACCTCACAAAAGGTTTCCCCGTGCTGACTTATGGTCAGACCCCCCAAATCGACTTCCAAACCTGGGAATTTCGCGTCTGGGGCTTAGCCCAACCCAAGACCTTTAGCTGGTCTGACTTTATGGCGTTGCCCCAACACGATTTCACCGCTGATTTTCACTGCGTGACACGCTGGTCAAAACTTGATGTGACATGGACAGGCATCAAAGTGACCGATTTTATGAGCCTAGTAGAGGTCGATCCCAAGGCCACTCACGTCATGGAACACTGCTACGGTGACTACACGACGAATATCCCCCTCGAAGATTTTGTGCGGGAAGAAAACTTTTTTGCCCACACCTTGTTTGGAGAACCACTCCCCGCAGAGCATGGTGGCCCCCTGCGCTTAGTGGTGCCCCATTTATACGCCTGGAAAAGTGCTAAATGGCTCAACGGCTTAGAATTCCTCGATCACGACGAGTTAGGGTTCTGGGAGCGTAATGGCTACCACCGTCGAGGAGAGCCTTGGGCGGAAGAGCGCTACAGTTTTTAA